The nucleotide sequence CCAAAATCTAAACCAAGGTTGGTCTGGCTTGTTTCTTCCCATTGCAAATCTGGATTGGCAAAGGATACTTGCGTAACACCTGGGCGATTAATATTTCCATTATCCTGAATACCAAAATCGGCATATCGTTCTCTAACAGTATATTGATTATAAGGAATTTCTTGATTACCTGTGATACCATAACCTAATCTAAGCTTAAGAGTAGAAAAGGCTTCAGGAATAAAGTCTTCTTCTGCTAATTGCCATGCGAAAGCTCCAGATGGGAAAACACCATATTTATTGTTACCTCCAAATCTGGTAGAACCATCAGCTCTTAGCGTAGCTGTAAATAAATATTTTCCTGTAAGCTCAAAATTTACTCTAGCAAAATAAGACTGTAGTTCATCTGTAATATTAAAACTATCGTAAGCTACAGAAGTTGGCCCAATTCCTGAAGGAGATGTCAAATCTTCCGTTGCGATGTTTGGGAACAATCTGGTTACAAAAAAACCATTAGGATCGTATCCATATTGTTGGTAAGAACCAGAAATATTATTTCTTAAGATGTTATTTGCATCATTTAAACTACTGGTCATTTCTCCTAAATCTTCACTCTGGAATCCAAAACCACTTACATTATAACCTTTTCTTTCGAAATCTTGGAAAGAGTATCCAACCAAAGCTTCAAACTTCGAGTTCTCAAACATCTTTTCGTAATTCAAAGTAAATTCCATCAAACGGTTTGTAGCTTCAACTTGATTTAGCGCGCCTCTACCATTATCTGGTACGCCAGATTGAATCCCGGTTAAACCGCCAGATATTGCTGCTTCTCTGTTCGACTCAGAAGTATCATATCCAAAGTTTATTTTAGCATTCAAGCCTTCAATAACTTCATAATCGGCAGAGAAATTTAGAAGCACTCTATCGGTTTCCGATTCATCTGAAAAGTATTTTAATAGTGATAAAGGATTTATAATGCTTCCCTGAGGCTGAAAATCTGGATCTGCTGGGAAAGTGGGATTAGCCTGATAAGCTGCGCCTAATAAATCTCCTTGAAATCCTGCGTTATTAGAAATTGGTGCTCTGGTATCGTTTACTCTTGATAGAGTAGACTGTACATTCAATTTTAATTTATCGTCAAACAAACGCTGAGTAATATTGAATCTTCCAGAAAGACGCTCTAGAGCAGAATTTTCTACAATACCTTGTTGATCTGCATAACTTAAAGAAGCGCGATAATTACCACTATTATATGAGTCGGAATACGACAAATTATGAATCTGAGAAAAAGCCGTTCTGGTAATTTCGTCTTGAAAATCGGTATTTGCGCCTTGGTCTAAAATAGCAAGATCTCCACCTAATTCAGATACAGCTTCTAAATACTCATCTCTATCCAATAAATCATACGTATTGGCGGGAGAGGCTAAACTTAAGGTTGTACCATAATCCAGTCTAGACTCAGTTCCTCTACCAGTTTTGGTAGTAATAATTACCACTCCGTTCGCACCACGAGAACCGTAAATGGCGGTAGCAGAAGCATCTTTTAAAACGCTCATACTTTCAATATCTGAAGGATTTAAAAAGTTAAGCGGATTTTTTGCTGAACTTGATCCAAAACCTACATCGTCCCCACCAGAAGAAACTTCATTTCCAGCTAAAGGAACACCATCTACCACAAATAGTGGATTGTTACCACCTCTTACCGAAGAAGTACCACGAATTCTAATGTTTACGCCACTTCCTGGCTCACCACTAGTGGTAGTGATTTGTAAACCCGCAGTTTTACCTTGTATTAACTCTTCAGGAGAAGAGATAACACCCTGGTTAAAATCTTCAGCAGAAACGGTTGCTACGGCACCTGTTGCATCCTTAACGGTGGTAGATCCGTAACCAATAACTACGACTTCGCTTAAGGCAGCAGCATCTTCATATAAAGTTACATTGATAGTCGATCTACCCTCGACGGCAATTTCCTGTTGTGAGTATCCTACAAAGCTAAAAACCAGTGTTGCATTTTCTCCAACATTATTTAGACTGTAGTTTCCATCGAAATCTGTCGTGGTTCCATTTGAGGTGCCTTTTACCAGAATATTCACTCCTGGAATTGGCATAGAACCATCTGTAACTGTTCCCGAAATCGATTGCGCCTTTGCAAAAGAAAAACAAAGCGCAACAAAAAGAAACAGACTAAACCTGAGTAATCCTTTTTTCATACAAATAATTTTACAATTTGATTAACTAAACTTTATAATTCCTAGATATAAAATTAATAAAATTTAGATAAAAAAATGAATATTATTTAATTTAAAAGGTGTTTTTCTGAATAAACTAATGTTTAAAACCTGTAAAAATATTAATATGATAATTGTGTGCGTTTCACACTTATTTCAATAATTAATAGCATTCATGCGGTTTAAGCACATTTTTTCGAAAAATAAGCGTATTTTTAACGTTTTTGAATAAAATAGAAATTAATAAAATTATTTTTTTCTAAATTCTTTACTTAACAGCAATTTTTAAGCTTTTTGCAGCAATTTTTACTTCAATATTCTGTGTGTTTTCGATAAATTCTCCATCAATTTGAAAAGCTATGGGCTTTTTACAGCTAATTTTCGCAGCACTTGTAGAGATAGTTTCAGCGAAGTCTGAGTCGAATTTTACTTCTTCTCGAAGTGTACCTAATATTTCAGGAATATCTAAATTTTTAAAAATCAATATTTCAAATTTTCCATCATCGTGTTCGCCTTCAGGATTAATCTTGGCGCCGGTACCATATTTCTTACAATTGGCAATAGCTAGCATAATTCCTTTATGATTTTGGATCTTTCCATCAATTTCCACTTCATATTCATAAGGATATTTACTCTTTATCAATGTGGGAATAGTCTGCATCAAGTAACCAAATTTACCCCGAATAGCCGCTGTTTCGTAATTTTCAATTAACTCAGCATTTAGGCCAATATCGCTTAGGTGTAAACACAACTGATTATTAATTTGCAATACATCTAAATTTGTAAATTTATCTCCTAAAGCAATTTTAATTTGTTCTTTTCGATCTTTTGGTATCCCTAGATTTAGAGCAAGACCATTGGCAGATCCCGCTGGGAAAATGGCAATCGGTAATTCTTTATGCAATAAAGCTTCAGCAACCATATTAATGGTACCGTCACCACCAACAACTAACATTCGTTCTGGCTCAACTTTATCTACTTCTTGCTTTATTTTCTGAATATCATTATTACCATCAGTTTTATAAAGATGAAATTTCCAATTCTTATTTTCAACTTCTTTGCGAACTTCAGTAATAAGATTATCCTTTTCTTCACCGCCCGAAACCGGGTTTACAACCATTAAAATATTCCTAAAGTCTCCCATTTTGTATAAAATTATATTCAAAATTAACTAATTTGGAGCAGGCCTACTCTTTATAAAAAATTAAATAATTTGAAACTTGACTTAAAACTTTATCGCGGTTACGCTAATGACAAAGAATTGGTCGTTTTTGGCCATCTTTTTAAAAGCTGGGCTCCCGATAAATACCGCTTAGACAGAAAAGGAATAAAACACACCTCTGCCATTATTCATAAGTTTAGAATAAAACCTTTATCGAATTATGAACTTCAGTTATGCTTTAGAGGAAAAAAATGGAAAACCAAAACCATGGAGGATGGTTACTTTAGATTTACGGTTCCTTTTCAGGAAAACTTAGAAAGTGGTTGGCATGAGTATGAGGTTATCGCTAAGACCGAGGATCGTTTTGGAATTATCGAAAAAGGGGAGTTGCTAAAACCATACGAGAGTAAGCTGGGAATTATTTCTGATATCGATGATACATTTTTAATATCTCATAGTAATAGCTTTTTTAAAAAGCTTTATGTGATGTTATCTAAAAACGTAAACCGCAGGAAAATCTTTGAAGATGTTGTAGACCACTATAAATCTCTTAGTAAAGCTGGACAAGATAGTAAAGAAGCATCGAACTCTTTTTTTTATGTTTCCAGTAGCGAGTGGAATTTGTATGATTTTATCGCTGAATTTGCTGAAATGCACGAGCTACCAAAAGCGGTGATTAAGTTGAAGAAAATAAAAACAGGAAT is from Zunongwangia endophytica and encodes:
- a CDS encoding SusC/RagA family TonB-linked outer membrane protein — encoded protein: MKKGLLRFSLFLFVALCFSFAKAQSISGTVTDGSMPIPGVNILVKGTSNGTTTDFDGNYSLNNVGENATLVFSFVGYSQQEIAVEGRSTINVTLYEDAAALSEVVVIGYGSTTVKDATGAVATVSAEDFNQGVISSPEELIQGKTAGLQITTTSGEPGSGVNIRIRGTSSVRGGNNPLFVVDGVPLAGNEVSSGGDDVGFGSSSAKNPLNFLNPSDIESMSVLKDASATAIYGSRGANGVVIITTKTGRGTESRLDYGTTLSLASPANTYDLLDRDEYLEAVSELGGDLAILDQGANTDFQDEITRTAFSQIHNLSYSDSYNSGNYRASLSYADQQGIVENSALERLSGRFNITQRLFDDKLKLNVQSTLSRVNDTRAPISNNAGFQGDLLGAAYQANPTFPADPDFQPQGSIINPLSLLKYFSDESETDRVLLNFSADYEVIEGLNAKINFGYDTSESNREAAISGGLTGIQSGVPDNGRGALNQVEATNRLMEFTLNYEKMFENSKFEALVGYSFQDFERKGYNVSGFGFQSEDLGEMTSSLNDANNILRNNISGSYQQYGYDPNGFFVTRLFPNIATEDLTSPSGIGPTSVAYDSFNITDELQSYFARVNFELTGKYLFTATLRADGSTRFGGNNKYGVFPSGAFAWQLAEEDFIPEAFSTLKLRLGYGITGNQEIPYNQYTVRERYADFGIQDNGNINRPGVTQVSFANPDLQWEETSQTNLGLDFGFMQDRLSGSLDFYYKNTTDLLIQVFSAQPSPQPFVYQNLDAHVINKGVEFAIDYNIINNEDWYWNFGFNIAYNDNMVEDYAGQNRTGEINGQGLTGAFAQLLAGGQPLFSYYLREFGGFDENGQSIYPNGDVQTFIGKSALPTTNVGISTRVEYKNWDLSLFMAGQYGHYIYNNTENAFFTKGALNNGRNVTRNVVDNGESASNAPDVSTRFLEKGDFLRMQNATLGYNFDLNEDSMFKTLRLYLNGQNLFVITDYSGLDPEVDTNKALNGIPSAGIDYTAYPKPRTFTFGLNVSF
- a CDS encoding diacylglycerol/lipid kinase family protein, translating into MNIILYKMGDFRNILMVVNPVSGGEEKDNLITEVRKEVENKNWKFHLYKTDGNNDIQKIKQEVDKVEPERMLVVGGDGTINMVAEALLHKELPIAIFPAGSANGLALNLGIPKDRKEQIKIALGDKFTNLDVLQINNQLCLHLSDIGLNAELIENYETAAIRGKFGYLMQTIPTLIKSKYPYEYEVEIDGKIQNHKGIMLAIANCKKYGTGAKINPEGEHDDGKFEILIFKNLDIPEILGTLREEVKFDSDFAETISTSAAKISCKKPIAFQIDGEFIENTQNIEVKIAAKSLKIAVK
- a CDS encoding App1 family protein, with product MKLDLKLYRGYANDKELVVFGHLFKSWAPDKYRLDRKGIKHTSAIIHKFRIKPLSNYELQLCFRGKKWKTKTMEDGYFRFTVPFQENLESGWHEYEVIAKTEDRFGIIEKGELLKPYESKLGIISDIDDTFLISHSNSFFKKLYVMLSKNVNRRKIFEDVVDHYKSLSKAGQDSKEASNSFFYVSSSEWNLYDFIAEFAEMHELPKAVIKLKKIKTGISDFIKTGRGSHDHKFQKVKDIISFYPNLDYVLLGDDSQQDVHIYERICKTYPTNVRSIYIRQTGKNKNEEVSATLKNIESLDVATCYFKDSHEAIAHSDKINII